From the genome of Ziziphus jujuba cultivar Dongzao chromosome 6, ASM3175591v1, one region includes:
- the LOC107405979 gene encoding uncharacterized protein LOC107405979: MAARNKPLRRDPPLIKCRWTKAQTSPELASFVREDYAITISDNNDKQCSKASQPKTPGIMSTAQLISVVSNIWDSASGPLAFFQPKANLKHKDCSSQEEVIFGTLGGEEHGEVPNSAKSDYFCVDLESAGQFSSIQSDLDYLKVIQKMSAFETSCKNNKHSSFWRLLKGKENNNESWRGKGISSVEISYELENVYGWVKQIIHARLRYPKKVIEVGNRSKENCISRDNVSLVEGIMGESTSPPNNLTTANADYNSNISKPYNSSSYFAAGLESNARYSLNSDYFLMVVQDIKAESSIRTLYTDYYINLLASHSGAFEDIADDNELLENKRKEPVKLVSEEDEFKKEICSSAGGKPQYSLAKQEHAFAGALAGIFVSLCLHPVDTVKTVIQSCRAEQKSVCYIGKSIVSDRGLFGLYRGIATNVASSAPISAIYTFTYESIKGTLLPLFPKEYYPLAHCVAGGCASIATSFVFTPSERIKQQMQVGSHYNNCWNAMVGIIRKGGLPSLYAGWGAVLCRNVPHSIIKFYTYESLKQLMSFSAQPNPIQTLVCGGLAGSTAALFTTPFDVVKTRLQTQIPGSMRQYNSVIHALQEIGKNEGLRGLYRGLTPRLVMYMSQGALFFASYEFFKRVFSLEIPQSNRERIQSQRSTKDDLLLPSSCVTTSLKTSSLSSTSASPGCMHHS; this comes from the exons ATGGCTGCTCGCAATAAACCACTTAGACGTGATCCACCTTTAATCAAATGCAGGTGGACCAAAGCTCAGACATCACCTGAGCTTGCTAGTTTTGTTCGTGAGGATTATGCCATCACCATTTCTGATAATAATGATAAGCAATGCAGCAAAGCATCTCAACCCAAGACTCCTGGGATAATGAGCACTGCTCAGCTGATCTCAGTGGTTTCCAATATATGGGATTCTGCAAGTGGTCCTTTGGCTTTTTTCCAACCAAAGGCAAATTTGAAACACAAGGACTGCAGCAGTCAGGAAGAAGTTATCTTTGGTACTTTGGGTGGGGAAGAGCATGGCGAGGTACCTAATTCAGCTAAGAGTGACTACTTTTGTGTTGATTTAGAGAGTGCTGGTCAGTTTTCATCCATACAATCAGATCTGGATTATCTGAAAGTAATCCAGAAGATGTCAGCTTTTGAAACttcttgtaaaaataataaacattcgTCATTTTGGAGGTTGCTAAAGGGCAAAGAGAACAACAATGAATCTTGGAGGGGAAAGGGGATTTCAAGTGTAGAAATCTCATATGAATTGGAAAATGTATATGGATGGGTTAAGCAAATAATTCATGCTCGCTTAAGATATCCAAAAAAAGTTATTGAGGTAGGCAACAGAAGTAAAGAAAACTGTATTTCAAGAGATAACGTTAGTCTGGTTGAGGGCATAATGGGAGAAAGTACCAGTCCTCCAAATAATCTGACCACTGCTAATGCTGACTATAATTCAAATATATCCAAACCCTACAATTCATCATCATATTTTGCTGCAGGACTGGAGAGCAATGCAAGATACTCTCTGAATTCAGATTATTTCCTTATGGTTGTCCAAGACATTAAGGCCGAGAGCAGTATAAGGACACTGTATACAGACTATTATATTAACTTACTAGCTTCCCATAGTGGTGCTTTTGAAGATATTGCTGATGATAATGAACTGCTCgaaaacaaaaggaaagaacCTGTAAAGCTCGTCAGTGAGGAGGATGAATTTAAGAAGGAAATATGCTCATCAGCTGGTGGAAAACCTCAGTATAGTCTTGCGAAGCAAGAACATGCCTTTGCAGGAGCATTGGCTGGCATATTTGTTAGTCTTTGTCTACATCCTGTTGATACAGTTAAGACCGTTATTCAATCTTGCCGCGCAGAACAGAAGTCTGTCTGCTACATTGGGAAATCAATTGTTTCAGATAGAG GTTTATTTGGACTTTACCGTGGAATTGCTACCAATGTTGCATCTTCAGCTCCAATTTCTGCCATCTACACGTTCACATATGAATCCATTAAAGGAACTTTGCTTCCGCTCTTCCCCAAA GAATATTACCCTCTAGCTCACTGTGTGGCAGGTGGTTGTGCAAGCATCGctacttcttttgtttttactcCTAGTGAGCGTATAAAGCAGCAGATGCAAGTTGGTTCACACTATAACAACTGCTG GAATGCAATGGTTGGAATTATTAGAAAGGGAGGTTTGCCTTCATTGTATGCTGGATGGGGAGCGGTACTCTGTAGAAATGTTCCACACTCGATTATCAAG TTCTACACCTACGAAAGCTTGAAGCAATTGATGTCATTTAGTGCTCAGCCCAACCCAATTCAAACG CTAGTTTGTGGAGGACTAGCTGGATCCACTGCTGCTTTATTCACAACTCCTTTTGATGTGGTGAAGACAAGACTTCAGACACAG ATTCCTGGATCCATGAGACAATATAACAGTGTGATTCATGCCCTTCAAGAAATAGGGAAGAATGAAGGTTTGAGGGGCCTCTACAG ggGATTGACCCCAAGATTGGTCATGTATATGTCTCAAGGAGCACTCTTCTTTGCATCATATGAATTTTTCAAGAGAGTATTTTCTTTGGAGATTCCACAATCCAACAGAGAAAGAATCCAAAGCCAACGAAGCACGAAAGATGATCTATTATTACCATCATCCTGCGTGACAACATCCTTAAAAACATCATCATTATCCTCTACGTCAGCATCACCAGGCTGCATGCATCATAGTTGA
- the LOC107405975 gene encoding kinesin-like protein KIN-14J, which translates to MNITLESLTDEQWGLESSNGTVNEEAGGEQNYVAMFRGNQKSSLVEWLNCMVPHLRLPLGASVEEMRACLIDGTVLCTVLNQLCPGCIEMESSSDPDFTNVKRFLVAVDELGLPSFELADLQQGSMVPVFHCLSTLKASFDYAAGGENNENHTRKRWDFSETGSLEDIDFSQGDVSTCGQLPGHCPVISEPLSAHEVLQLKQAANLSEDKILELTKSNSFDNASTQSLFLMVYRILDDSIERKNGDVSNRVAYLLRKFMQVFEQRISNQAQNLKNQNNLYRAREEKYQSKIRVLETLAMGTTEENEVVLNQLQRVKIEKFEVEEKKKHEEQDADRIKKEKYFSDMEISTLKQELEMTKSLHENHYLQLEETSKEVKVELEKQLKELQCLLMDSGKKVKELEAFSESESRRWKNKEHIYQSFVNLQFETLKELRASLESIKLEISKSKKSYFEEFNYLGSKLRGLADAAENYHAVLIENRKLYNEVQDLKGNIRVYCRIRPFLPGQSRKQTTIEYIGENGELVIANPSKQGSRRLFKFNKVFSPAATQEEVFLDTQPLIRSVLDGYNVCIFAYGQTGSGKTYTMSGPSLSSTMDWGVNYRALNDLFQISEARRSSISYEVGVQMVEIYNEQVRDLLSSASTQKRLGIWNTAQPNGLAVPDASMHPVKSTSDVLQLMNIGLTNRAVGATALNERSSRSHSVLTVHVRGMDLKTDTVLRGCLHLVDLAGSERVDRSEATGDRLREAQHINKSLSALGDVIFALAQKNAHVPYRNSKLTQVLQSSLGGQAKTLMLVQLNPDVESYGETISTLKFAERVSGVELGAARSNKEGRDVRELMEQVTFLKDTISKKDEEIEQLLKANTNGLRRGMSPLRYGSSSPRKSSLATPKQNHKVSEGKGLRLFDKIASDFDNCSEYSDKHSEAGSQKSMNGFRHQNDIPSQSKPAGDSSKDLTEDFELLGFGDADSEERLSDISDGGLSMGTETEGSISSVVEYTLFPDVAKPVEDTKAGNVEVKNSQANVIETENLHVKKPQAERIQAGNTQAEKTQSEKTEKLETRNSLPSKLPKPTQKLVQTKSSRLSLAKSSSKVLPSPRKAVPSSSSSSPMKNSKRWH; encoded by the exons GAGGAGAACAAAATTATGTTGCCATGTTTCGAG GTAACCAGAAATCATCGCTGGTGGAGTGGTTAAATTGTATGGTTCCTCATTTGAGGTTACCACTGGGAGCTTCAGTGGAGGAAATGAGGGCTTGCTTGATTGATGGCACTGTTTTGTGCACTGTTTTAAATCAACTCTGTCCTGGTTGCATTGAGATG GAAAGCAGTTCTGATCCTGATTTCACAAACGTAAAAAGGTTTCTTGTAGCTGTTGATGAATTAGGTCTGCCTAGCTTCGAACTGGCAGACTTACAGCAG GGATCAATGGTGCCAGTTTTTCATTGCCTTAGTACACTAAAGGCATCTTTTGATTATGCTGCTGGGGGAGAGAACAATGAAAATCATACAAGAAAGAGATGGGATTTTTCAGAGACAGGATCTCTGGAGGATATTGATTTTTCCCAAGGGGATGTGTCAACCTGTGGACAACTTCCTGGGCATTGTCCTGTTATATCAG AGCCGTTATCTGCCCATGAGGTGTTGCAACTGAAGCAAGCTGCCAATCTATCCGAAGATAAGATTTTGGAATTGACAAAATCAAACAGTTTTGAT AATGCTTCAACTCAATCGCTTTTCCTAATGGTGTATAGGATCCTAGATGATAGCATTGAAAGAAAGAACGGGGATGTTTCCAAT CGTGTTGCATATCTATTGAGAAAGTTTATGCAAGTATTTGAGCAGCGAATCTCAAATCAGGCACAGAACTTGAAAAAT CAAAACAATCTCTATAGGGCTCGTGAGGAGAAGTATCAATCTAAAATAAGAGTACTTGAAACCCTTGCAATGGGGACTACTGAAGAAAATGAG GTTGTTTTGAACCAGCTTCAGCGTGTGAAG ATTGAGAAATTTGAAGTAGAGGAGAAGAAAAAACATGAAGAACAGGATGCGGATAGAATAAAGAAAGAGAAGTATTTTAGTGATATGGAGATTTCTACACTAAAACAAGAACTAGAAATGACAAAAAGCTTGCATGAAAATCATTACCTGCAGTTGGAGGAAACCTCTAAGGAGGTTAAAGTTGAATTAGAAAAGCAGTTAAAGGAACTGCAGTGTCTTCTAATGGATTCAGGGAAAAAAGTCAAAGAACTAGAGGCATTTTCTGAATCTGAATCACGGAGATGGAAAAACAAAGAGCACATTTATCAAAGCTTTGTAAATTTACAATTTGAAACACTGAAG gaATTAAGGGCTTCCTTGGAGTCCATAAAGCTTGAAATCTCGAAGAGCAAAAAAAGTTACTTTGAAGAATTTAATTACTTGG GATCGAAGCTTAGAGGACTTGCAGATGCTGCTGAAAATTACCATGCAGTTCTTATAGAGAATCGCAAATTGTATAATGAGGTTCAAGATTTAAAAG GTAATATTAGAGTTTACTGTCGGATAAGACCATTCCTTCCAGGGCAAAGTAGGAAGCAAACCACCATAGAATATATTGGTGAAAATGGTGAGTTAGTTATTGCAAATCCCTCTAAACAAGGAAGCCGCAGACTGTTTAAATTCAACAAAGTTTTTAGTCCTGCAGCCACTCAAG AGGAGGTGTTTTTAGACACTCAACCATTAATTCGTTCTGTCCTTGATGGATACAATGTTTGTATATTTGCTTATGGTCAAACTGGCTCAGGAAAGACCTATACAATG AGTGGGCCAAGCTTATCCTCAACAATGGACTGGGGAGTCAACTATCGAGCATTGAATgatctttttcaaatttctgaGGCCAGGAGGAGCTCTATTTCTTATGAAGTTGGTGTTCAAATGGTTGAGATATACAATGAGCAAGTTCGTGATTTGCTCTCAAGTGCAAGCACTCAAAAAAGA CTTGGGATTTGGAATACTGCCCAACCAAATGGGTTAGCTGTACCTGATGCTAGTATGCATCCTGTAAAATCAACTTCAGACGTTCTACAGCTGATGAACATTGGGTTAACGAACAGGGCAGTTGGTGCAACAGCCCTAAATGAAAGAAGCAGCAGATCCCATAG TGTTCTCACTGTTCATGTTCGTGGAATGGACTTGAAGACCGATACTGTTCTGCGTGGCTGTCTACATTTGGTAGATCTTGCTGGCAGTGAAAGGGTGGATCGCTCTGAAGCAACTGGAGATAGGCTTCGGGAGGCACAACATATAAACAAATCACTATCAGCTCTAGGAGATGTAATTTTTGCTTTAGCACAAAAGAATGCTCATGTACCATATCGAAATAGCAAATTAACTCAAGTCCTTCAGAGCTCTTTAG GTGGTCAAGCAAAAACCCTTATGTTGGTACAGCTTAATCCTGATGTGGAATCCTATGGGGAAACTATAAGCACCTTGAAGTTTGCAGAGAGAGTTTCAGGTGTTGAATTAGGTGCTGCGAGGAGCAACAAAGAGGGAAGAGATGTTAGAGAACTGATGGAACAG GTTACGTTCCTTAAGGACACAATTTCCAAGAAAGATGAGGAGATTGAACAGTTGCTGAAGGCCAATACTAATGGTTTGAGGCGTGGAATGAGCCCACTGAGATATGGGTCTTCATCTCCAAGAAAAAGTTCACTTGCAACTCCGAAACAGAACCATAAAGTGTCAGAAGGAAAAGGATTACGTCTATTTGATAAAATAGCTTCTGATTTTGACAACTGCTCAGAGTATAGTGATAAGCATTCTGAAGCTGGTTCTCAGAAGTCAATGAATGGCTTTAGACATCAGAATGATATTCCCTCTCAGTCGAAGCCTGCAGGAGATTCAAGTAAGGATTTAACCGAAGATTTTGAACTCTTGGGCTTTGGAGATGCAGATTCAGAGGAAAGATTGAGCGACATATCTGATGGCGGTCTTTCCATGGGAACAGAAACTGAAGGTTCCATTTCCAGTGTTGTAGAGTATACTCTTTTCCCTGACGTTGCAAAACCAGTGGAAGACACTAAAGCTGGTAACGTAGAAGTTAAAAACTCTCAAGCTAATGTAATAGAAACTGAAAATTTACATGTTAAAAAGCCTCAAGCTGAGAGAATTCAGGCGGGGAACACTCAGGCAGAAAAGACACAATCTGAGAAAACAGAAAA ACTTGAAACCAGGAACAGTTTACCATCGAAACTTCCGAAGCCCACTCAAAAGCTTGTGCAAACAAAATCTTCTCGTTTGTCATTGGCCAAAAGTTCCTCAAAGGTTTTGCCAA GTCCTAGGAAAGCTGTTCCTAGCAGCAGCTCTTCCTCACCAATGAAGAATTCCAAACGATGGCATTAA
- the LOC107405977 gene encoding uncharacterized protein LOC107405977, whose amino-acid sequence MGLEMKLDFGKNSAVDLSPKTVLPSHQHCSYVGKRNTKGRPRRKDDLLSLKEDFREISFHRYRSTSCKSIPSRSFGQEGKIEVKRGSIYQSSKEVRKIKKLSTIEGRRKIKMLPSSDASISSRIVDSLCNSDKESPQRRSQAMSSNSNSIPSPVSKPCIVPSSSDGFIEICLYPGNRGKNSVESVGSGSMDLSLGSKPVAGPLNNGNELLEREAVHTFHKSLSTKVEMRHSPSPSESDCSSKASSKSRFSPIRKMFDPFIKSKSLRSPLSYALEPGEVKIKGMKNKRVNRTYCKSLLDDFSNNARDPEYKSTLGERDNHQSFFACSPVHLHGFLKLETKHGIPFFEFSLKCPQDVFVAKSWKVNDACNWVYTFHSVDSGKKSSASGWGLFDGDKDSSMVGQMQVSCYLCSELKDGVFDNSMVTEFVLYDIAHARLNVAAQENSSCTLDAVKSSKDSNPGLDRQTLKLDDVTHTSSVKLKQDHATYDGQFNSSNPHPWPTANLHPNLEIAAIIMQVPFEKRESLKYKRGDKGSDKAPKNLLSLSIVEQRKEDLPESRSPEKVKVVIPAGNHGLPSAESRGPSSLLDRWRLGGGCDCGGWDMACPLVVLGNPHFQFADNQPLVENQGPLELFVQGGKEQTPALTMSVVEEGLYAVDFHAQLSTLQAFSICIAILHSTETSSAGQMQERDKQLPHCNSLKVLIEDEVKFLIEAVTAEEKRNVTKRVKEIPASFVLNPPFSPMSRA is encoded by the exons ATGGGACTGGAGATGAAGTTGGACTTTGGAAAAAACAGTGCAGTGGATCTGAGCCCTAAAACTGTTCTTCCATCTCATCAACATTGTTCTTATGTTGGGAAGAGAAACACGAAAGGAAGGCCCAGGAGGAAGGACGATTTATTGAGCTTGAAGGAAGATTTTAGAGAAATTAGCTTTCATCGCTACCGCAGCACTTCTTGTAAAAGCATTCCATCTAGATCTTTTGGACAGGAAGGTAAAATAGAAGTTAAGCGAGGTTCCATCTATCAAAGCTCCAAAGAAGtgaggaaaataaagaaattgagCACTATTGAAGGAAGGAGGAAAATCAAAATGTTGCCAAGTAGTGATGCCTCTATCTCTTCTAGAATTGTCGACTCATTGTGTAATTCAGACAAGGAAAGCCCACAGAGGAGATCTCAAGCAATGTCTTCAAATTCAAACTCGATTCCATCACCTGTTAGCAAGCCTTGTATAGTGCCATCCTCATCAGACGGCTTTATTGAGATCTGTTTGTATCCAGGTAACAGGGGAAAAAATTCTGTTGAAAGTGTAGGTTCAGGTTCAATGGATTTGAGTTTGGGAAGTAAACCAGTTGCTGGTCCTCTAAACAATGGTAATGAGCTTCTTGAAAGAGAGGCGGTGCACACATTTCACAAGTCACTCTCTACCAAGGTGGAAATGCGCCATTCACCTTCTCCATCAGAAAGTGATTGCTCCTCTAAAGCCAGCTCAAAGTCCCGGTTCAGCCCCATTAGAAAGATGTTTGATCCGTTCATTAAATCGAAGTCTTTGAGAAGCCCCTTAAGTTATGCTCTAGAACCTGGTGAGGTGAAAATAAAGGGGATGAAAAACAAAAGGGTAAATAGGACATATTGTAAATCTTTGTTGGATGACTTCTCAAATAATGCACGGGATCCAGAATATAAGTCTACCCTTGGTGAGAGAGATAACCATCAGTCCTTTTTTGCATGTTCACCAGTTCACCTACATGGATTCCTCAAGTTAGAAACTAAACATGGGATACCATTTTTTGAGTTTTCATTGAAGTGCCCGCAAGATGTCTTTGTAGCCAAGTCATGGAAAGTGAATGATGCATGTAACTGGGTGTATACGTTTCACTCCGTTGACAGTGGAAAGAAGAGCAGTGCAAGTGGATGGGGTTTGTTTGACGGCGACAAAGATTCTTCAATGGTTGGACAGATGCAAGTTTCCTGTTATCTATGTTCAGAACTAAAAGATGGAGTTTTTGACAACTCCATGGTGACAGAGTTTGTCTTGTATGATATTGCTCATGCAAGACTAAATGTGGCAGCTCAAGAGAACTCTAGCTGTACCCTTGATGCTGTAAAATCATCCAAAGATTCTAATCCAGGCTTGGATAGGCAAACTTTGAAGTTGGATGATGTGACTCATACATCTTCTGTCAAACTTAAACAAGACCATGCTACCTACGATGGTCAATTTAATTCGTCAAATCCTCACCCTTGGCCAACTGCAAATTTGCATCCAAATCTTGAAATAGCAGCTATCATAATGCAAGTCCCATTTGAGAAGAGAGAAAGCTTAAAATACAAAAGAGGGGATAAGGGCAGTGATAAAGCACCTAAAAACCTTCTAAGTCTCTCAATTGTTGAGCAGAGGAAAGAAGACCTTCCTGAGAGCAGAAGTCCAGAAAAGGTGAAGGTGGTAATCCCAGCTGGAAACCATGGTTTGCCAAGTGCTGAAAGCCGTGGCCCATCATCATTACTGGATCGGTGGAGGTTGGGCGGAGGCTGTGATTGTGGTGGATGGGACATGGCCTGTCCTCTTGTTGTTTTGGGCAATCCCCATTTTCAATTTGCTGATAATCAACCACTTGTAGAGAATCAGGGGCCTCTGGAACTTTTTGTTCAG GGAGGAAAAGAGCAAACACCAGCATTGACAATGTCAGTTGTCGAGGAGGGACTATATGCGGTTGATTTTCATGCCCAGCTATCCACATTACAAGCATTCTCCATCTGTATTGCTATTCTGCACAGTACAGAAACCTCTTCTGCTGGACAAATGCAGGAGAGAGACAAACAGTTGCCGCATTGCAATTCGCTGAAGGTACTTATTGAGGATGAAGTGAAATTCTTAATTGAAGCAGTCACagcagaggagaagaggaatgTCACAAAGAGGGTAAAAGAAATCCCAGCATCTTTTGTTCTTAACCCACCATTTTCTCCAATGTCTAGAGCATAG